In the Zingiber officinale cultivar Zhangliang chromosome 5A, Zo_v1.1, whole genome shotgun sequence genome, AATAGGGTCAGGGGTACAGGCAGATACTCTACTCTAAGGTATTTGTTACCGCCCCTAGAAATGACTAAATTAATTttcctctttcattttttttctggaAAAATAAGAATGAACTAAATGTCGATTGTGCTGGTAAAAACGAGTATGAGAACAAAAATATCACATAGAAGTGAGGAGTTGTGGACTTAGTTATTCAGATGACTATAGTAGGATAATCAAAGAAAATCATTTGCAGAAAATCAAAGCAAGTCATTCAGGGAGTGGACAATCGCAGTACTTACCCAACAATCCAGAAAGCCCCAATCAAGGGTACGGCGCCGCACAACAACCCGGACAAAATACCCAATCCCTGGCGGATCCAGTGCAGGGTATCCCCCAAATTATCCTACAACAAAGAGAGGCACGTATTTCACGATCAATCAAGACCAGATCTCGCAGAAGACCCTAAATCCCGTGCGATCAGATAGTTCCTAGAAGCTTATGGAGACACGAGACTCAGAGCAATTTGACCGGGTACCTTATCCCAGGAGGCCTCGGGATCGAGCAATTTGAGTAACTTGGAGGATGGGGTGTGATCGTTCTGCTGCTCCAGCGAAGTAGCCTTGTTCGATTTCGTCTTCTTCATGATCGAAAAAAAAAAATGGCCGCCTCGCCTGGATCGGATATACTGGTGGACGGTAAGAGCCCTAGGATTTGCTTTAGCGTCACCGGAAGATTCTACTCCGTCGGCGGTCTTCTCGAGGAATTGGGCTGGGAAAACTGGAGAGACGACGAGGCGTTCGATCGCATATGATAAGTATGATAATGTTTAGAAACGAATTACTAAAAAAGCAAATCGGGAAAGCTGAACAACATATGTACGGCGTTTCACATGGCGCACCTGAAGTTCTGAAATTTGCCGtcatattttgtttttttatcaAAAAGACACGCCTAATTTCAATATTATCCCTTCCACCAGCAGCTATATTATCAATTCATTTTTCTAATTATCCGAGCGAAAAAATAACGTTGAACATTGGAGTCTGAATTATCCTCCGATTATGGTACcagttttttaataattaaaagattTAAGATTTGAATCTTAATTGTTAAAAGATTTTTTCTTTAATAAGAAATGGGTCTAATAATGATGGCCGTTTATATAGACTTTCAt is a window encoding:
- the LOC121980381 gene encoding respirasome Complex Assembly Factor 1-like, whose translation is MKKTKSNKATSLEQQNDHTPSSKLLKLLDPEASWDKDNLGDTLHWIRQGLGILSGLLCGAVPLIGAFWIVGFLVISTSIVYCYYTYVLKIDGEDFGGHGALLQEGLFASFTLFLLSWIVVYSLLHF